In Lactobacillus xylocopicola, the genomic stretch TGCCAACGATGCGCGGAATAAGCAAGGTCATGACTTGAGTCTTGGCATCGAAACGGATGAATTATTGACGGCACTCTTTATGACCGTACCGGTTCATTTGCTGGCCTACAGTTTGTCAAAAGAGCACGGTCATGACTTGCAACACTCTGCTTACCCAGACTTCGATGAAATCACTTCGTCAAAAATATAAGTACTACTAGCAATAATTTTAGAAAACAAGAGGAATAAGATGCGTAAATATAATCAAGAAAAATTAGTTAACAGTATGAATGGCGCGCTTAAGTTGCGTGAACAGATTAATGAGATCATCGATCCCTTATTTGAACAAGGGATTTCAAATATTTGTTGGTTGGGCATTGGTGGTACATACGCTTCTGGGATGCAGGCCAATATCCATATGAAAGAAAAGACCGCCCTAGAAACGTTTTATCAAAATGCTGCTGAGTATCTCGTTACTGGCAACAAGCGAATTACTGCTAAAACCTTGGTAGTGATTTCATCAGTTACTGGTAACACGCAGGAAATGGTCGATGCTGTTAAGCGGTTGAATGAGGTAGGGGCAACTATCTTGGGCTTCATGGATGATTCTAAGGCCAAACTAGCTGCAAGTTTAACCTACTGCATTTCATACCCGGAAAATGAACAACTGAAGTTTTTCATGGTTGGTGACCGGCTAATGTACCTAAATGGTGAATTTCCAGACTACGAAGACTTCTATCAGGAAATGGACGCCCACTTTGCTGAAGATATTGCTCAAATTGGTAAGCAAGCAGATGATTTTGCGCAAGAGTTTGCTATTAAGCACCATGAAGATGCACTTCATTACTTTGTTGGTGCCGGTAACCAATGGGGGGCAACTTATTCTTACGCTATGTGTTATTGGGAAGAGCAACACTGGCTTAGAACGCGCGCAATTGAGTCTGCTGAATTCTTTCATGGAATGTTTGAAGTGGTGGAACGTGATACTCCCGTTACGGTATATGTTGGCGAGGATACACAAAGAGCACTCAGTGTGCGGGTAGCTAAGTTCTTACCGGAAATTTGTGGTAATTACACCATTATTGATACCAAAGATTATGCTTTACCAGGCTTTTCAGAAAAGTACCGCGGAACTTTGTCGCCCTTTGTTTTCCATGAAATTAATAACCGGATTGATGTCCATATTGAACATCTCAACCGGCACCCGATGGATATCCGGCGCTATTATCGTGCCTTAGATTATTAAAAAAGGTGGGCTTGACCGTAATGACTGGAGTGATAATCTGTACCCATGGCAGTTCTGCACCAGAATTATTGAATTCTGCGGAAATGATTTGTGGAAAACAAGTAAACTGCCGTACTGTAAACTTTGCAATGGGCGAATCGCTAGATGATTTAGAGCAAGAATTGCGTCAAGCAATCGCCTCACTTTCTGGACCAATAATCGGTCTAACCGACTTGAAAGGTGGGACTCCGTTCAACATCTTGGTAAAACTAGTTGCTAGCCAACCAGATATGGAAATTGTGACCGGAGTGAATATTCCACTACTACTTGAATTGTTTATTAACCGTGAACAAGTTGCGCTTAAAGAGTTAGTCAAGCTAGCGGTTGAAGCAGGGAAAAGCGGTGTATACCACTATCAAGAGGAAACACCAAGCAAGACTGATGAAGAATTTTAAGGTAAAAATGCGAAGCGTAAAGCGACGCATTTTTTATTTTATTTGTGAGTGAAAGTGCTATCATGGTAAGTATCTAAACAGAAGCAAAAAAGCTTTAATTAAGGAGGCAAAATCATGTTTTTATCTGAAAATTTAGCCAGTTTGTTAAAAGGCAGTGTTATTGGCAGAGTGAGTGCAGTAGTTCTTGTTGTTTTAGGGCTGGTTGAGCTGCTACTTAGCATAAAATACAGTAAGCAAATATTACAAAAAGGGACCCAAAATGGTTTTGCTCCAATTTCAATAGCTTCGTCCTTATTCTTTGGTCTTGTCTTACTGGTAGTAGGTATTATGCTGTTGATTGCGACGTTTTAAGGGCTAGGCAAACTAGTTATTTTCAATGGGAATTTCACTTTTTTATAGAAAGCGCTAACGCAAAAGTGCTATAATAAAGTAAATCTTATGATACATTCAGGAGGAATACACTATTATGGCAAAACAGACAATTATGCTAAATTGTAGTGCTGGAATGAGTACTTCATTACTGGTAACTAAAATGCAGCAGGCAGCCGAAGAACAAGGGATTGATGCGAAGATTTTCGCTGTTCCAGCAGCGGAGGCCGATAACCACATTGAGCAGGATGATTTGGATTGTGTTTTGCTGGGGCCACAGGTTCGTTACATGGAAAATGACTTTAAAAACAAGGTCAAAGGTCGCGGAAAAGATGGCAAAGATATCCCACTAAGCGTGATTGACATGCGCGCTTACGGTATGATGGACGGCAAGAAGGTTTTACAACAAGCTGAAGACCTAATTAACGGGTAATACAGGAGATAGAGATGGCAGAAAATAATACATCTGAACAGGCAACTTTGGAATCAGCGATGGGCTTAATTGTCAATGGTGGTAACGCCAAAAGTTCGGCATTTGAGGCTATTCGGCTGGCAAAAACAGGTGATATTGAAGGTGCTCGGGCCAAACTGAAGGAAGCTGATGAAGCGCTCAACGAGGCCCATAATTCGCAAACAGGAATGCTAACCAAAGAGGCACAGGGTGGTCATACCACGGTTACCTTGCTGGTGGTGCACTCACAAGATCACCTGATGAACGCAATTACCTTCAGAGATTTAGCTGGTGAAATGGTCGATTTATACGAAAAACTGTATGAATCTGGTACTTTAACCAAGTAACTGGCAGTTTACTGTTATTGAATGCAAACAAAAAGCGAAGTTAGTAATAACTTCGCTTTTATGATGCTTAAAAATCCTAGTCGAGATCTAAACCGTTAGTTTGGATCACTTTCTTATACCAGTCAAAGGAATCCTTGCGTGAACGCATTAGGTTACCTTCGCCAGCGTCATTTTTGTCAACATAGATAAAGCCATAACGTTTATCCATTTGACCAGTACCTGCTGATACCAGGTCAATTGGTCCCCATGGCAGGTAACCCATCAAGTCTACACCATCGATTTCAACTGCTTTTTCCATTTCTGAAATATGCTGTTTCATATAGTCAACTCGGTAGTCATCGTGGATTGAACCGTCAGCTTCGACCTTATCGTAAGCACCTAAGCCGTTTTCAACGATGAATAATGGCTTGTGATAACGGTCGGTCAAGTGGTTCAGAGAAATCCGCAAACCTTCTGGATCAATTTCCCAGCCCCAGTCGCTTCGCTCCAAGGTTGGATTGACAGCAACGGCTTTTTCTAAATCATTTAGTTGATCGGGATTAACTTTTTCGGCAGAAACGGTTGTTGACTGGTAGTAACTAAAGCCAACATAGTCAACTGTGCCTTCCTTTAGAACAACGCGGTCCTCATCTGTAATGTCAGGCCGATAGCCGTTACGGGTAATGTAAGCCTCAACCTCGTTAGGATATTCACCGAAGACGTGAACATCGGAGAACCAAGCGCGTCTTTGTTCATACTTGTCTGCCAGCAGCACGTCGTCTGATGAAGGCGTTAATGGCCGGACCGGAGAATAGTTAATCATACAACCAATTTGGAAGTCGGGATTGATCTTGTGACCAATTTTAACGGCTAAAGCAGAGGCCACCAGCTCGTAATGGGCTGCTTGGTACATTGCTGCTTCTTTTTCTTGATCGGTGAGCTTATCTAAAATCACCCCGGAATTAGTAGCCATCAAAAAATCATTATTGTAGGAAGATTGGTTGTCAATCTCATTGAAAGTCATCCAGTACTTAACGCTGTCCCGGTAACGTTCAAAGCAGACCGTTGCAAAGCGAACAAAAAAGTCGATTAACTTGCGGTTGGTAAAGCCACGATATTTTTTGACTAAATTAAACGGAATCTCAAAGTGTGAGAGGGTGATTACCGGTTCAATTCCATATTGGTGGCACGTAGCAAACAGGTCATCATAGAATTTTAGACCGGCCTCATTGGGCTGCTCATCGTCCCCATTTGGAAAAATTCTGGTCCAAGCAATTGAAGTTCTGAAGGCCTTAAAGCCCATTTCAGCCATTAACTTGATATCTTCCTCATAGTGGTGGTAAAAGTCAATTGCGCTGTGATTAGGGTAATTTTTCCCGGCAATAACTCCATCGGTAATTTCACGAGGCTGAGTAGCTGAGCCAACAGTCATGACATCGGCAACGGACATGCCCTTACCGTCAACATCCCAAGCACCTTCTAATTGGTGAGCAGCAACGGCGCCGCCCCATAAAAAACCATCTGGCATTTTTGCTGAATACATTTTGTCTCCTTACTCAATTAATTATACTGATAGCGTTAACACTTATATTTTATACCAAATGAGACAAGGACAGCAAGTTAATCTATAATAAACGTAAACTAATGTGATAAGCATATAATTAAAAACATTATTAAATCAAGTGGGGGAAGACATGACAGACAATAAAGTTAAGGCAAACGAAGTTGAACGTAAAAAACGTGAAGATAAAATTAAATATCTCTATTTCAGTCGATATTTAATGTTGCGGTATATTGTGACCTTTTTTTTATTTGCCAACCTCTTTTGGTGGTTGATTTTAATCCAGGATAAAGTGGGAGTAGGGATGACGGTTGCGGGCCTAATGACGGTTGGTGCTGGAGCCGCAGCGGTGGAACAACTGACCAAATTGCATCATCGGAAGCTTGATGTGCCAGTGACACGTATCTATCTTTGGCTGCAAGTGGCGGTTAATCTGTTCTTAAGTTGCCTTGTTGTTCTGCCAATCAGACCGTGGTTTTTCCCTTTTATCACGACGAGCAATACGGCCTATGTAGTTCTGGCTATCCTGCTGAGTGGAATTGTGCTTGCGTGCGTAGCTGAACAGCGGATTCATAATATTCTTATTGGCAAAGACAAGTATCAGCAAGTAATTGATATCTATCAAAAAGAAAAATAAAATTTGGAATTCCCTAAGAAAAGGCTTACAATAAATCTTATCTTAAATTTAAAACCAAATAAAGAATGGAGTTTAAAAAATGGGTGAAACAACAAAGATACCGTTAAAGGATCGGATTGGCAATGCGGCTGGCAAGTTTGCGGCTAGCCGGTTTGTAAGAGCAATTATGGATGCGGGCTTCAGTGTCATTCCGTTTTCTATTATCGGATCGATCTTTCTGATTTTGACGGTGTTACAGCAAGCGGTACCAATACCGGGCTTTGATGTCTGGTATACAGCTACAGTTGGGCACTTTACCAACTTATTTCAATCGGTCTATAATGCCACCATGGGGATAATTGCACTGGTCTTTTCAGGTACATTTGCTTATTCTTATACCAAAATTTATCGGGATGAGGAACAGTTAAACCTAATTCCAATAGATGGGTTAATGATGTTTTTAATGGGCTTCTTCATTACGGTTGCCGAACTAGTTTGGAAGAACGGCAGAGTGGAATTTCTGCAAACCATCACTAAAGATAAGATGGTTG encodes the following:
- a CDS encoding SIS domain-containing protein, with translation MRKYNQEKLVNSMNGALKLREQINEIIDPLFEQGISNICWLGIGGTYASGMQANIHMKEKTALETFYQNAAEYLVTGNKRITAKTLVVISSVTGNTQEMVDAVKRLNEVGATILGFMDDSKAKLAASLTYCISYPENEQLKFFMVGDRLMYLNGEFPDYEDFYQEMDAHFAEDIAQIGKQADDFAQEFAIKHHEDALHYFVGAGNQWGATYSYAMCYWEEQHWLRTRAIESAEFFHGMFEVVERDTPVTVYVGEDTQRALSVRVAKFLPEICGNYTIIDTKDYALPGFSEKYRGTLSPFVFHEINNRIDVHIEHLNRHPMDIRRYYRALDY
- a CDS encoding PTS sugar transporter subunit IIA, whose translation is MTGVIICTHGSSAPELLNSAEMICGKQVNCRTVNFAMGESLDDLEQELRQAIASLSGPIIGLTDLKGGTPFNILVKLVASQPDMEIVTGVNIPLLLELFINREQVALKELVKLAVEAGKSGVYHYQEETPSKTDEEF
- a CDS encoding PTS sugar transporter subunit IIB, yielding MAKQTIMLNCSAGMSTSLLVTKMQQAAEEQGIDAKIFAVPAAEADNHIEQDDLDCVLLGPQVRYMENDFKNKVKGRGKDGKDIPLSVIDMRAYGMMDGKKVLQQAEDLING
- a CDS encoding PTS lactose/cellobiose transporter subunit IIA; the encoded protein is MAENNTSEQATLESAMGLIVNGGNAKSSAFEAIRLAKTGDIEGARAKLKEADEALNEAHNSQTGMLTKEAQGGHTTVTLLVVHSQDHLMNAITFRDLAGEMVDLYEKLYESGTLTK
- a CDS encoding 6-phospho-beta-glucosidase; amino-acid sequence: MYSAKMPDGFLWGGAVAAHQLEGAWDVDGKGMSVADVMTVGSATQPREITDGVIAGKNYPNHSAIDFYHHYEEDIKLMAEMGFKAFRTSIAWTRIFPNGDDEQPNEAGLKFYDDLFATCHQYGIEPVITLSHFEIPFNLVKKYRGFTNRKLIDFFVRFATVCFERYRDSVKYWMTFNEIDNQSSYNNDFLMATNSGVILDKLTDQEKEAAMYQAAHYELVASALAVKIGHKINPDFQIGCMINYSPVRPLTPSSDDVLLADKYEQRRAWFSDVHVFGEYPNEVEAYITRNGYRPDITDEDRVVLKEGTVDYVGFSYYQSTTVSAEKVNPDQLNDLEKAVAVNPTLERSDWGWEIDPEGLRISLNHLTDRYHKPLFIVENGLGAYDKVEADGSIHDDYRVDYMKQHISEMEKAVEIDGVDLMGYLPWGPIDLVSAGTGQMDKRYGFIYVDKNDAGEGNLMRSRKDSFDWYKKVIQTNGLDLD
- a CDS encoding PTS cellobiose transporter subunit IIA, translated to MTDNKVKANEVERKKREDKIKYLYFSRYLMLRYIVTFFLFANLFWWLILIQDKVGVGMTVAGLMTVGAGAAAVEQLTKLHHRKLDVPVTRIYLWLQVAVNLFLSCLVVLPIRPWFFPFITTSNTAYVVLAILLSGIVLACVAEQRIHNILIGKDKYQQVIDIYQKEK